The proteins below are encoded in one region of Berryella intestinalis:
- a CDS encoding VaFE repeat-containing surface-anchored protein, translated as MMKAKTTERIVSSKIIRVVMSMALALSVCVATPMNAFAAGSVNVTIGDDIPYAGYSTTHMYADGEVAYCADPQASTPAPGTYSKSGVSDADLIAAMWFSYGAPGFDASMFPDSWYDGSGWSADKYKAASHVILAYAYQGSKADAVFGTNGDFEDWARSELLGKTWKSIKANKGKVSTGFEAFCIHTGPGTQVLMSFTWDKGGLKVAKVDSQAGAEPQGDATLGGAKYDIVNSSGKYALVDGRYYASGEVVKTITGYWDGDAGAYIAKTTSNVLPCGTYTVVESEAPEGYLVSDWSVKAEINSDGQVVDLTSSPCADDVIRGGVQVTKSDVELGASEALGGNSHDTLTTGSTLSGIEFTIANASERKVLVDGSWYEPGDVIETIATAWNDEMGAYTAQTAADALPYGTYTIQETKTNDSYLLTDGRPRTFQVRAEGVLVAGDRYERPLEFSDQVVRNDLEIVKMAEDTNASLQVAFKVTNVSTGESHVLVTDRNGNVSTASSWNRHSDNTNGNDGLLSSESIKAADMDPKAGVWFSLGEDGSNAAVDDGLSALPYGKYLLEELRSDSNEGYDLVTKTFVIERDSTVAKPVWMSLDDKEGPKIQTEETDKADGDHVAQASAETTLVDTVWYENLKNDGTEYTVTGTLMVKSTGEALLDADGNAITATKTFKPRQEAGEVQLEFTFDSSLLAGEDIVAFESMTSDGIEVAVHADIDDEDQTVHFLDIRTTAADKADGDKLVTGTEITVVDEVAYEGLVPGTEYTLEAALVDAETGEPVMVKDGLIERQVTGSATFTPDEADGTQAVEIAFDGTGLGGKSLVVFEKLFAADVQLASHEDPSDEGQTVTVAEIGTKLTDAADGDQIIVTGKVKLIDTVEYKGLVAGDTYTVHGTLMVKSTGEALTDAEGNPVVTSAEFVAEKANGTVDVTFEFDASSLNEGNNLVAFEECLTAEGNLAAAHQDINDAGQSVVVDNPDTPEVPKTPYDKTGATTPVSTIGILALVGAVLAGAGAAALALMGRRKKGDAGESEPDEEVTE; from the coding sequence ATGATGAAAGCGAAGACTACGGAGAGAATCGTATCCTCCAAGATCATCAGGGTCGTCATGAGCATGGCCCTCGCATTGAGCGTGTGCGTAGCCACGCCCATGAATGCATTCGCGGCAGGCAGCGTCAACGTCACCATCGGCGACGACATCCCGTATGCGGGCTATTCCACGACCCATATGTATGCCGACGGCGAGGTCGCGTACTGTGCGGATCCCCAGGCCAGCACCCCTGCTCCCGGCACCTACAGCAAGAGCGGCGTGAGCGACGCCGACCTCATCGCGGCCATGTGGTTCAGCTACGGCGCGCCCGGCTTCGACGCATCCATGTTCCCCGACTCCTGGTACGACGGCAGCGGGTGGAGCGCCGACAAGTACAAGGCCGCAAGCCACGTGATCCTGGCCTATGCCTACCAGGGTTCCAAGGCCGATGCCGTCTTCGGCACCAACGGCGACTTCGAGGACTGGGCACGCAGCGAGCTGCTTGGCAAAACCTGGAAGTCCATCAAGGCGAACAAGGGCAAGGTGTCCACGGGCTTCGAGGCCTTCTGCATCCACACGGGCCCTGGCACCCAGGTGCTCATGAGCTTCACCTGGGACAAGGGAGGCCTCAAGGTGGCCAAGGTTGACTCCCAGGCAGGGGCCGAGCCCCAGGGCGATGCGACGCTTGGCGGCGCTAAGTACGACATCGTCAACTCCTCCGGCAAGTACGCCCTCGTCGACGGCCGTTACTACGCAAGCGGCGAGGTGGTGAAGACCATCACCGGGTATTGGGACGGCGACGCCGGCGCGTATATCGCCAAGACCACCTCCAACGTGCTGCCTTGCGGCACGTACACCGTGGTCGAGTCCGAGGCCCCCGAGGGCTACCTCGTGTCCGACTGGTCCGTTAAAGCCGAAATCAATTCTGACGGACAGGTCGTCGACCTCACATCCAGCCCCTGCGCAGACGACGTCATCCGCGGCGGCGTGCAGGTGACGAAGTCCGACGTCGAGCTGGGAGCCTCCGAGGCCCTGGGCGGCAACTCCCATGACACCTTGACTACCGGCTCCACTCTTTCCGGCATCGAGTTCACCATCGCCAACGCATCCGAGCGCAAGGTCCTCGTCGACGGGAGCTGGTACGAGCCCGGCGACGTCATCGAGACCATCGCGACCGCATGGAACGACGAGATGGGGGCATACACCGCCCAGACCGCTGCCGACGCGCTTCCCTACGGCACCTACACCATCCAGGAGACCAAGACCAACGACTCCTACCTGCTCACCGACGGCAGGCCCCGCACCTTCCAGGTGAGGGCAGAGGGCGTGCTGGTCGCAGGCGACAGGTACGAGAGGCCCCTGGAGTTCTCCGACCAGGTGGTCCGCAACGACTTGGAGATCGTGAAGATGGCAGAGGACACCAACGCATCCCTGCAGGTGGCCTTCAAGGTGACCAACGTCTCCACCGGCGAGTCCCACGTCCTCGTGACCGACCGCAACGGCAACGTCTCCACGGCCTCCTCCTGGAACAGGCACAGCGACAACACCAACGGCAACGACGGCCTGCTCTCCTCGGAGAGCATCAAGGCAGCCGACATGGATCCTAAGGCCGGCGTATGGTTCTCCCTTGGCGAGGACGGCTCCAACGCCGCCGTCGATGACGGCCTCTCCGCACTCCCTTACGGCAAGTACCTCCTGGAAGAGCTCCGCAGCGACTCCAACGAGGGCTACGACCTGGTGACCAAGACCTTCGTGATCGAGCGCGACTCCACCGTGGCCAAGCCCGTGTGGATGAGCCTCGACGACAAGGAGGGCCCGAAGATCCAGACCGAGGAGACCGACAAGGCCGACGGCGACCACGTGGCACAGGCTTCCGCCGAGACCACCCTGGTCGACACCGTCTGGTACGAGAACCTCAAGAACGACGGCACCGAGTACACCGTCACCGGCACCCTGATGGTGAAATCCACCGGAGAGGCCCTGCTCGATGCGGATGGCAACGCCATCACCGCCACCAAGACCTTCAAGCCTAGGCAGGAGGCCGGCGAGGTCCAGCTCGAGTTCACCTTCGACTCCAGCCTGCTCGCGGGCGAGGACATCGTCGCCTTCGAGTCCATGACCTCCGACGGCATCGAGGTCGCCGTGCATGCCGATATCGATGACGAGGACCAGACCGTGCACTTCCTCGACATCCGCACCACCGCCGCCGACAAGGCCGACGGCGACAAGCTGGTGACCGGAACCGAGATCACCGTGGTCGACGAGGTGGCCTACGAGGGCCTCGTCCCCGGCACCGAGTACACGCTTGAGGCGGCCCTGGTCGACGCCGAGACCGGGGAGCCCGTCATGGTCAAGGACGGCCTGATAGAGAGGCAGGTGACCGGCAGCGCTACCTTCACCCCTGATGAGGCCGATGGCACCCAGGCAGTGGAGATCGCCTTCGACGGCACCGGCCTTGGCGGCAAGAGCCTGGTAGTCTTCGAGAAGCTTTTCGCGGCAGACGTCCAGCTCGCATCCCACGAGGATCCTTCCGACGAGGGCCAGACCGTGACCGTGGCCGAGATCGGCACCAAGCTCACCGATGCCGCCGACGGCGACCAGATCATCGTCACCGGCAAGGTGAAGCTCATCGACACCGTCGAGTACAAGGGCCTCGTCGCGGGCGATACCTACACCGTCCACGGCACGCTGATGGTGAAGTCCACCGGCGAGGCGCTCACTGACGCAGAAGGGAACCCTGTCGTGACTTCCGCTGAGTTCGTAGCAGAGAAGGCTAACGGCACCGTTGACGTAACCTTCGAGTTCGATGCATCTTCGCTCAACGAAGGCAACAACCTTGTCGCATTCGAGGAGTGCCTGACCGCCGAGGGTAACCTTGCGGCGGCCCATCAGGACATCAACGACGCGGGACAGAGCGTCGTCGTCGACAACCCTGACACACCTGAGGTTCCCAAGACCCCTTACGACAAGACCGGAGCAACCACACCCGTCAGCACCATCGGCATTTTGGCGCTCGTAGGTGCAGTCCTCGCCGGTGCGGGCGCAGCGGCACTTGCGCTCATGGGCCGTCGCAAGAAGGGGGATGCTGGCGAATCTGAGCCCGATGAGGAGGTGACCGAGTAA
- a CDS encoding type IV secretion system protein, which translates to MIAAVKRIAGQREFKLAFVIALAFLVLTLVPCQNAYASIADDINSWLCDLLREWSNWMFHAQVSVLGSIGYEGILDAPFSSMLQSSSDVSMYDIARGTWQVAILPIGCGVLGLVFTLKLIEISQRMDGNQSMPGVKEVVFLLVFFAVFLFLIQNSFDIMAAIYEVIGLAVDRVEGLFGTGGAMSLAEVSIVTTEDDVSALMAMLVVSLISWLVVLVAYIVALVVCWARAIQLYIMAAFSPIPLAFLGFEHTRQIGIGYLKSFLAVCVAGLIILVLLISFPVVLGGIVSVNPGTGTPVDTIASGLTYALQYLAMCVLLVLSLVRSGAWARDIVSGF; encoded by the coding sequence ATGATCGCGGCGGTCAAGCGCATAGCGGGGCAGAGGGAGTTCAAGCTCGCCTTCGTCATCGCCCTGGCCTTCCTGGTCCTCACGCTCGTGCCATGCCAGAACGCCTACGCGTCGATCGCCGACGACATCAACTCGTGGCTCTGCGACCTTCTCCGCGAATGGAGCAACTGGATGTTCCACGCGCAGGTGAGCGTCCTCGGCTCGATCGGATACGAGGGAATCCTCGACGCCCCCTTCTCCTCGATGCTCCAGAGCTCGAGCGACGTCTCCATGTACGACATCGCCAGGGGCACCTGGCAGGTGGCGATACTCCCCATCGGATGCGGCGTCCTCGGCCTGGTGTTCACCTTGAAGCTCATCGAGATCTCCCAGCGCATGGACGGCAACCAGAGCATGCCGGGCGTCAAGGAGGTCGTGTTCCTGCTCGTGTTCTTCGCCGTGTTCCTGTTCCTCATCCAGAACAGCTTCGACATCATGGCCGCGATCTACGAGGTCATCGGACTTGCGGTCGACAGGGTAGAGGGACTCTTCGGAACGGGCGGGGCCATGAGCCTCGCCGAGGTCTCCATCGTCACCACCGAGGACGACGTGTCGGCCCTCATGGCAATGCTCGTCGTCTCCCTCATCAGCTGGCTTGTGGTGCTGGTGGCCTACATCGTCGCCCTCGTCGTCTGCTGGGCGCGAGCCATCCAGCTCTACATCATGGCGGCCTTCAGCCCGATCCCGCTTGCCTTCCTGGGGTTCGAGCACACCAGGCAGATCGGCATCGGCTACCTCAAGAGCTTCCTCGCCGTGTGCGTGGCGGGCCTGATCATCCTGGTCCTGCTCATCTCCTTCCCAGTCGTGCTGGGGGGAATCGTGAGCGTCAACCCCGGCACGGGCACGCCGGTGGACACCATCGCGAGCGGCCTGACGTACGCGCTCCAATACCTGGCCATGTGCGTGCTGCTGGTCCTGTCCCTGGTCCGAAGCGGAGCCTGGGCCCGAGACATCGTGAGCGGCTTCTAG
- a CDS encoding NlpC/P60 family protein, with product MADLVISEKVTLANTGTITDDEAQMLSTLTERKSAAGIREAVERTTGQARGHRRTFASKAEETAIAESAAGKSGMAKAAAAKEMLARMAVDELDDSEELEGSSKAYDAHRSAKAIKGRIASRRAARRAGSKSATALGAKQGASATSAAATAEASRAAAAQSAAAASQAAASSSGAAAIGAAGGAGASIALGSLAAIAAFVIGVLIVSNLVSALFGFWENEANKQSLDGLPPYITYEMVEAALECQEKYGHPAGCTLAQIIVESGQGNTMSRLATRDHNLFGMKWAGSFAGCPEVAGKSAWVTSEEYTAGVHTAITAYFTVFKSDVDCIKFRSRVFLQAETYANNATIREAMEKHDSDLMAEGLKDAGWATSSTYVESLKSVMDTYGLRRFDTMTVEDLKSSRANANTIVAAAYSQLGVPYVWGGSTPGRGLDCSGLTQYCYRQAGIAISHYTESQYSELTHIPLSQAQPGDILYKPGHVAIYIGENKYIHEPHTGAVCCIGTGINYFTCALRKV from the coding sequence ATGGCCGACCTCGTCATCAGCGAGAAGGTCACCCTGGCGAACACCGGCACCATCACCGACGACGAGGCCCAGATGCTATCGACCCTCACCGAGAGGAAGAGCGCAGCGGGCATCAGGGAAGCCGTGGAACGCACGACGGGGCAAGCGAGAGGGCATAGGCGCACCTTCGCCTCGAAGGCGGAAGAGACAGCTATCGCCGAGTCCGCAGCCGGGAAGAGCGGCATGGCCAAGGCGGCAGCTGCCAAGGAGATGCTTGCGAGGATGGCCGTCGACGAGCTCGACGACAGCGAGGAGCTCGAAGGAAGCTCCAAGGCCTACGACGCCCATCGATCCGCCAAGGCGATCAAGGGGCGTATCGCCTCGAGAAGGGCAGCCAGAAGGGCTGGGTCCAAGTCCGCCACCGCGCTGGGCGCAAAGCAGGGCGCCAGCGCAACGTCTGCCGCGGCGACGGCGGAGGCGTCCAGGGCCGCGGCGGCCCAATCCGCGGCTGCGGCCTCCCAGGCCGCAGCCTCGTCCTCCGGCGCCGCTGCGATCGGCGCAGCAGGCGGGGCCGGTGCCTCAATCGCGCTCGGATCGCTCGCGGCCATCGCCGCCTTCGTCATCGGCGTCCTGATCGTCAGCAACCTCGTCAGCGCCCTGTTCGGCTTCTGGGAAAACGAGGCGAACAAGCAATCGCTAGATGGCCTGCCGCCCTACATCACCTACGAGATGGTCGAGGCCGCGCTCGAATGCCAGGAGAAGTACGGGCATCCCGCCGGCTGCACCCTCGCGCAGATCATCGTGGAGAGCGGCCAAGGCAACACCATGAGCAGGCTTGCGACGCGAGACCACAACCTCTTCGGCATGAAGTGGGCGGGGAGCTTCGCGGGCTGCCCCGAGGTCGCAGGGAAGAGCGCCTGGGTGACCAGCGAGGAGTACACGGCCGGCGTCCACACGGCGATCACCGCGTACTTCACGGTGTTCAAGTCCGACGTCGACTGCATCAAGTTCAGGAGCAGGGTCTTCCTTCAAGCCGAAACGTATGCGAACAACGCAACCATCCGCGAGGCCATGGAGAAGCATGACTCGGACCTCATGGCGGAGGGCCTGAAGGATGCGGGCTGGGCCACGAGCTCGACCTATGTCGAGAGCCTCAAGTCCGTGATGGACACCTACGGCCTGAGAAGGTTCGACACCATGACGGTCGAGGACCTCAAGAGCTCGAGGGCGAACGCGAACACTATCGTGGCGGCCGCTTACAGCCAGCTCGGCGTCCCATACGTATGGGGCGGTTCGACTCCCGGCAGGGGCCTGGACTGCAGCGGACTCACCCAATACTGCTACAGGCAGGCCGGGATCGCCATCAGCCATTACACGGAGAGCCAGTACAGCGAGCTCACGCACATCCCCCTGTCCCAAGCGCAGCCAGGAGACATCCTCTACAAGCCGGGGCACGTGGCCATCTACATAGGAGAGAACAAGTACATCCACGAGCCCCATACCGGAGCCGTGTGCTGCATAGGAACGGGAATCAACTACTTCACCTGCGCGCTGCGCAAGGTATGA
- a CDS encoding VirB4-like conjugal transfer ATPase, CD1110 family produces MKAPQARPGMLALLLGGAGKTSKTKKASDEKAKSQKRLRRSAKDILRYIGYDAMYKDGIAQVEDGLFSQTIEFSDISYQSARKENQENVFTVLSSLYNYFSADTCFQLTIANVPIPDREIGKRAFFEKGDEATSKYVEEYNGILNDKMREGFSNLERHRYLTYMVGAADVDGAIPKLSRIKGDCIQTLSRVRCQAHALDGTERLRALQSQLRPKSEFTFDWDKLSHKSSLRTKDLIAPMLIDFKPQGRADAFRVDDVYCQVLLIKSFGSVLEDYYIANIIDLPIPLSVNIHARPLAQSDALALVKGQLDWMDKEIIDEQRTAVRKGYDYTILPPELRYSKEEAEELLDFLRNKNERLFRYTGLIYTYAPTLEELDRQVEQIVSVAQGNSLGVEPLYLRQREALNSVLPLGNNHVDVFRYLTTGQIAMQMPFASQELNQPGGGYYGQSKQSGNLVICDRGLLASPMGFVCGKPGSGKSFSVKREITNTILAHPGDEVIIFDPAGEYGNLISALGGANIRLAPGTDTTLNPFDTAAVSDRSDATKLAYKTDAILALSSALMAEGSEGLPENDRSIITRCVGLAYDRCALEDRLPTLEDFHAILAEQPEAEARDIALRYERYVHGAFSFFNGQSNVGFENRITNIDMHELGQNMKVFGMLTALEMVRNRVMVTPPRDVVTWLYIDEVQSLFGHPTIVDYFARLWREGRKFGLICTGISQNTSHMLLNANARDMVINSDFFLLHKQGPADLEAWTEMLDLSTAERGFIDESIKAGEGLLVAGGIRVPIKDDFPKGELFKLFDTKPAAIAERSMREGPIGGAK; encoded by the coding sequence ATGAAAGCGCCGCAGGCCAGGCCCGGGATGCTGGCACTGCTCCTTGGGGGCGCCGGCAAGACCAGCAAGACCAAGAAGGCGAGCGACGAGAAGGCGAAATCCCAGAAGAGGCTCAGGCGCTCGGCGAAAGACATATTGCGCTACATCGGCTACGACGCCATGTACAAGGACGGCATAGCCCAGGTGGAGGACGGCCTCTTCAGCCAGACCATCGAGTTCTCCGACATCAGCTACCAATCCGCAAGAAAGGAGAACCAGGAGAACGTATTCACCGTGCTATCGAGCCTCTACAACTACTTCAGCGCGGACACCTGCTTCCAGCTCACCATCGCAAACGTGCCCATCCCCGACAGGGAGATCGGCAAGAGGGCGTTCTTCGAAAAGGGCGACGAAGCGACCTCCAAGTACGTCGAGGAGTACAACGGCATCCTCAACGACAAGATGAGGGAGGGCTTCTCCAACCTCGAGCGCCACAGGTACCTGACCTACATGGTCGGCGCCGCCGACGTCGACGGCGCAATCCCAAAGCTCTCGCGCATCAAGGGCGACTGCATCCAGACCCTCTCGCGAGTCCGGTGCCAGGCGCACGCCCTCGACGGCACCGAGCGCCTGCGCGCACTCCAGTCGCAGCTCAGGCCGAAAAGCGAGTTCACCTTCGACTGGGACAAACTGTCCCACAAATCGAGCCTGCGCACCAAGGACCTCATCGCGCCTATGCTCATCGACTTCAAGCCCCAGGGCAGGGCGGACGCATTCAGGGTGGACGACGTCTATTGCCAAGTCCTGCTTATCAAGAGCTTCGGATCGGTGCTCGAAGACTACTACATCGCAAACATCATCGACCTTCCGATCCCGCTGTCCGTCAACATCCATGCCCGGCCCCTGGCTCAATCCGATGCGCTCGCCCTGGTGAAGGGCCAGCTCGACTGGATGGACAAGGAGATCATCGACGAGCAGCGAACCGCGGTGAGGAAGGGCTATGACTACACCATCCTGCCCCCCGAGCTCCGCTACTCGAAGGAGGAGGCCGAGGAGCTCCTCGACTTCCTCAGGAACAAGAACGAGAGGCTCTTCCGCTACACGGGCCTCATCTACACCTATGCGCCGACCCTGGAGGAGCTCGACAGGCAGGTCGAGCAGATCGTGAGCGTCGCCCAGGGCAACTCGCTGGGCGTGGAGCCGCTCTACCTGCGGCAGCGCGAGGCGCTCAACTCGGTGCTTCCCCTGGGCAACAACCACGTCGACGTCTTCAGGTACCTGACGACCGGCCAGATCGCCATGCAGATGCCGTTCGCCAGCCAGGAGCTGAACCAGCCCGGCGGCGGTTACTATGGCCAGTCCAAGCAGTCGGGAAACCTCGTCATCTGCGACCGGGGACTCCTTGCGAGCCCGATGGGCTTCGTTTGCGGAAAGCCCGGCAGCGGCAAGTCCTTCTCCGTCAAGAGGGAGATCACGAATACCATCCTCGCGCATCCCGGCGACGAGGTGATCATCTTCGACCCGGCCGGAGAGTACGGCAACCTCATCAGCGCCTTGGGGGGAGCGAACATCCGCCTTGCGCCGGGAACCGACACGACGCTCAACCCGTTCGACACGGCTGCCGTATCGGACCGCAGCGACGCGACCAAGCTCGCCTACAAGACAGACGCGATCCTGGCCCTCTCGTCCGCGCTCATGGCCGAGGGATCGGAGGGCCTGCCGGAGAACGACAGGTCCATCATCACGAGGTGCGTCGGCCTGGCCTACGACCGCTGCGCCCTCGAAGACAGGCTCCCGACCCTGGAGGACTTCCATGCCATCCTCGCGGAGCAGCCCGAGGCCGAGGCCAGGGACATCGCGCTTCGCTACGAGCGCTACGTCCATGGCGCCTTCAGCTTCTTCAACGGCCAGAGCAACGTCGGCTTCGAGAACAGGATCACCAACATCGACATGCACGAGCTGGGACAGAACATGAAGGTGTTCGGCATGCTCACCGCCTTGGAGATGGTGAGGAACCGTGTCATGGTCACGCCTCCCAGGGATGTCGTCACGTGGCTCTACATCGACGAGGTCCAGTCCCTCTTCGGGCACCCGACCATCGTCGACTACTTCGCCAGGCTCTGGCGCGAGGGCCGAAAGTTCGGCCTCATCTGCACCGGAATCTCCCAGAACACCTCGCACATGCTGCTCAACGCCAACGCGCGAGACATGGTGATCAACTCGGACTTCTTCCTGCTCCACAAGCAGGGCCCCGCCGACCTCGAGGCATGGACGGAGATGCTCGATCTCTCCACGGCAGAGAGGGGCTTCATCGACGAGTCCATCAAGGCCGGCGAGGGCCTCCTCGTTGCAGGCGGCATCCGAGTCCCGATCAAGGACGACTTCCCCAAGGGAGAGCTCTTCAAGCTGTTCGACACCAAGCCCGCGGCGATCGCAGAGCGCTCCATGCGCGAGGGCCCGATCGGCGGTGCGAAGTGA
- a CDS encoding PrgI family protein: MSLQIPVQKDIGEYEEKIVGKLSLRTLVCVTLGFASAIATAAIIYFWIGIEVSNAAFPVMCASLPFWLAGFWRPFGMRLEQFIPRFAAHHLDDQSLLYRSPTDPAIAAVKTGKTNRRARRAAKRKGAELHEPTKQQ, encoded by the coding sequence ATGTCCCTTCAGATCCCCGTCCAGAAGGACATCGGAGAGTACGAGGAGAAGATCGTCGGCAAGCTCAGCCTCAGGACGCTCGTCTGCGTGACCCTCGGCTTCGCAAGCGCCATAGCAACGGCGGCGATCATCTACTTCTGGATCGGCATCGAGGTCTCGAATGCCGCCTTCCCGGTCATGTGCGCAAGCCTCCCGTTCTGGCTGGCAGGCTTCTGGCGGCCTTTCGGCATGAGGCTCGAGCAATTCATCCCCAGGTTCGCCGCCCACCACCTCGATGACCAATCCCTCCTCTACAGGAGCCCGACCGACCCGGCAATCGCCGCAGTCAAGACGGGCAAGACCAACAGGCGCGCACGACGCGCAGCCAAGCGAAAGGGGGCAGAGCTCCATGAGCCAACGAAACAGCAATGA
- a CDS encoding VirD4-like conjugal transfer protein, CD1115 family: MRSDVLFAAICSAISFLVGNVIAGHAQETGTNPLMAGGGFAETLPDSLASGHLFYADTLSVAIGAACACAVWLFWAREAERMGNYRRGEEHGSSRWATAKEMGAYADSKDPDNNIILSSRSKKRFIDTSHDQRTETNNNMLVVGGPGTGKTRYYVKPNLYQLNANYFITDPKGTLIMDVGWLFEESGYDILTFDTIDFSRSMHFNPLAYVRDEKGILKFVECLVKNTTGDKEHSGDPFWENAEKLLYTALVGYLIAHCPPEDRNVGGLIMLLALADAREDDEDYMSPLDMLFNEIETGRRLAPKATATAYDPERRDFDEGVEAFEWIEVGKPAKPEEDFSLATYKQFKVAAGKTMKSIMVSCNVRMKPFDIDEVREILSYDEMDLGHLGDASRKTVVFASMSDTDSTFDFLFALLMHLAMDTLCEVALSRFQGRLPRPVHFMFDEFANIGRVPDFERMITVTRSRNIAVSMILQSLSQLKETYGDNNAATIVNACDTFVYLGGKSNETNKEISEMVGKQTVKNMTVNDSRGANPSTTRNYGVFERDLIQASEIARMPRDEGLVLINGAQPFKDKKYDLRKHPRSARLEGRGPFDFKEYRARRWAYERDSLVAE, from the coding sequence ATGAGAAGCGATGTGCTCTTCGCCGCCATATGCTCGGCGATCTCCTTCCTCGTCGGAAACGTCATCGCGGGCCATGCCCAGGAAACCGGGACCAACCCGCTCATGGCGGGTGGGGGATTCGCGGAAACCCTCCCCGACTCCCTTGCATCGGGCCACCTCTTCTACGCAGACACCCTCTCCGTCGCGATCGGCGCGGCCTGCGCCTGCGCGGTGTGGCTTTTCTGGGCCAGGGAGGCTGAGCGCATGGGAAACTACCGGCGCGGCGAGGAGCATGGAAGCTCCAGGTGGGCGACCGCCAAGGAGATGGGGGCCTACGCGGATTCCAAGGATCCGGACAACAACATCATCCTCTCCTCGCGATCCAAGAAGCGCTTCATCGACACGTCCCACGACCAGAGGACGGAGACCAACAACAACATGCTCGTGGTGGGAGGACCCGGAACGGGCAAGACCCGCTACTACGTCAAGCCGAACCTCTACCAGCTGAACGCCAACTACTTCATCACCGACCCGAAGGGGACGCTGATCATGGACGTCGGCTGGCTCTTCGAGGAATCGGGCTACGACATCCTCACCTTCGACACCATCGACTTCTCCAGGTCCATGCACTTCAACCCTCTCGCCTACGTACGCGACGAGAAGGGCATCCTGAAGTTCGTGGAGTGCCTCGTGAAGAACACGACGGGCGACAAGGAGCATTCCGGCGACCCCTTCTGGGAGAACGCCGAGAAGCTCCTCTACACGGCGCTGGTGGGATACCTGATCGCCCACTGCCCGCCCGAGGACCGGAACGTCGGCGGCCTCATCATGCTGCTCGCCCTCGCAGACGCCCGCGAGGACGACGAGGACTACATGAGCCCGCTCGACATGCTTTTCAACGAGATCGAGACGGGCAGGCGCCTGGCTCCCAAGGCCACGGCCACCGCCTACGACCCCGAGCGGAGGGACTTCGACGAGGGGGTCGAGGCATTCGAGTGGATCGAGGTCGGCAAGCCCGCGAAGCCGGAAGAGGACTTCTCCCTGGCCACCTACAAGCAGTTCAAGGTGGCGGCCGGCAAGACAATGAAGTCCATCATGGTCAGCTGCAACGTCCGCATGAAGCCCTTCGACATCGACGAGGTCCGCGAGATCCTCTCCTACGACGAGATGGACCTCGGCCACCTGGGCGACGCGAGCAGGAAGACCGTGGTCTTCGCGTCCATGTCGGACACGGACTCCACCTTCGACTTCCTGTTCGCGCTGCTCATGCACTTGGCGATGGACACGCTATGCGAGGTCGCGCTCTCGAGGTTCCAGGGCCGGCTCCCGCGCCCCGTCCACTTCATGTTCGACGAGTTCGCCAACATCGGCCGGGTGCCCGACTTCGAGCGGATGATCACCGTGACGCGCAGCCGCAACATCGCCGTGTCGATGATCCTGCAGTCCCTCTCGCAGCTCAAGGAGACCTACGGCGACAACAACGCAGCCACCATCGTCAACGCCTGCGACACCTTCGTCTATCTCGGCGGCAAGTCAAACGAGACCAACAAGGAGATATCGGAGATGGTGGGCAAGCAGACCGTGAAGAACATGACGGTGAACGACTCCCGCGGAGCAAACCCCTCCACCACGAGGAACTACGGCGTGTTCGAGCGAGACCTGATACAGGCCTCCGAGATAGCGCGAATGCCGAGGGACGAGGGATTGGTGCTGATCAACGGCGCGCAGCCCTTCAAGGACAAGAAATACGACCTGCGCAAGCATCCGAGGTCGGCAAGGCTCGAAGGCCGCGGTCCGTTCGACTTCAAGGAATACAGAGCGAGGAGGTGGGCCTATGAGAGGGATTCCCTCGTAGCTGAGTGA